One window from the genome of Dermacentor silvarum isolate Dsil-2018 chromosome 7, BIME_Dsil_1.4, whole genome shotgun sequence encodes:
- the LOC119458342 gene encoding monocarboxylate transporter 12, with translation MARSEASLRSDPQFGMDSRWSWVTAAFLSWLLCAAMMAQQSAGVLFFGIVDTFGVSREEASWPLVLSASVISLTGPVVGYLCRRFSCRPVLLFFSLASGTSVCVCFFANSVLFLTVVLGFVHGAAVSGVFVGVQVLVSQHFEKRRATACSLMFTVCGLNMFFAAPLVDLFRVTYGIRGAFLLLGGLILNACPAAIVVRNPTWMQVKDTPSTSQKDDTFSSNNKMSVEAPLLTLYSEKQERDSEETKAVLESKTEVPVPKVPVGPNYARNLRNFCSILRSTTAVKEADEGIFQDLTANARRFATPRFALDALSFSIIIFGLTTFFLLYVDIATDRGVIPSRAAFLVYAFAAGDLVCRALSGVIIDSGLLTLDSVMLFGYVLQAAGFELFVWLRTFPTMLVCSALIGVSNGLRHSLQAPLLVRDFGIEHLPVMMGGLSFCNGVVLLTRPMLVGYYRDQQGSYDGLLHIAAIVNAAFCVLWAIRIFSERTRHWSRCGHSKQRQEELGFS, from the exons ATGGCTCGCAGCGAGGCGTCCCTCCGGTCCGACCCGCAATTCGGCATGGACTCCCGCTGGAGCTGGGTGACGGCGGCCTTCCTCAGCTGGCTGCTGTGCGCCGCCATGATGGCGCAGCAGTCGGCAGGAGTGCTCTTCTTCGGCATCGTGGACACCTTCGGCGTCAGCAGGGAGGAGGCGTCCTGGCCGCTCGTGCTCAGCGCCAGCGTCATTAGCCTCACAG GCCCCGTGGTTGGATACCTGTGCCGTCGTTTCTCATGCCGGCCGGTGCTGCTGTTCTTTTCGCTCGCCTCCGGCACCTCAGTCTGCGTCTGCTTCTTTGCCAACAGCGTCCTCTTCCTCACAGTCGTCCTGGGATTCGTGCACG GAGCTGCGGTGTCGGGCGTGTTCGTCGGCGTCCAAGTGCTGGTGTCGCAGCACTTCGAGAAGCGGCGTGCCACCGCGTGCAGCCTCATGTTCACCGTGTGCGGGCTCAACATGTTCTTCGCCGCGCCGCTCGTGGACCTGTTTCGCGTCACCTACGGCATCAGAGGCGCCTTCCTGCTGCTCGGCGGCCTCATCCTGAACGCCTGCCCGGCCGCCATTGTCGTGCGAAACCCCACCTGGATGCAGGTCAAGGACACTCCATCCACCAGCCAGAAGGACGATACTTTCTCCTCGAATAATAAGATGTCGGTTGAAGCGCCCCTTCTGACTTTATATTCCGAAAAACAAGAACGTGATTCCGAGGAGACGAAAGCCGTCCTCGAAAGTAAAACCGAGGTACCGGTGCCCAAGGTGCCCGTGGGCCCTAATTATGCGAGGAATCTCAGGAATTTTTGCTCGATCCTCCGATCCACGACCGCGGTGAAAGAAGCGGACGAGGGGATCTTCCAGGACTTGACTGCCAACGCGAGGCGGTTTGCGACGCCTCGATTTGCTCTGGacgcgctctccttctccataaTAATCTTCGGACTGACAACGTTTTTCTTGTTGTACGTGGACATCGCCACCGACCGAGGTGTAATCCCATCTCGAGCGGCGTTCCTCGTGTACGCCTTTGCGGCCGGCGACCTCGTCTGCAGGGCGCTGAGTGGCGTCATCATCGACTCGGGGCTGTTGACGCTGGACTCTGTGATGCTCTTCGGGTACGTTCTTCAAGCAGCTGGCTTCGAGCTGTTCGTCTGGCTCAGGACTTTTCCCACGATGCTTGTCTGCTCGGCGCTCATAGGAGTCAGCAACGGACTTAGGCATTCGCTGCAAGCGCCGCTGCTAGTCAGGGACTTCGGAATAGAACACCTGCCCGTAATGATGGGCGGCTTGTCGTTCTGCAATGGCGTGGTGCTCTTGACGAGGCCGATGTTGGTGG GTTACTACCGGGATCAGCAGGGATCCTACGACGGCCTCCTTCACATTGCGGCCATCGTGAACGCCGCTTTTTGCGTCCTGTGGGCGATAAGAATATTTAGCGAACGGACACGCCACTGGTCCCGATGCGGGCACTCCAAACAGCGCCAAGAGGAGCTTGGCTTCTCTTGA